A window of Phycobacter azelaicus contains these coding sequences:
- a CDS encoding lytic murein transglycosylase, translating to MPRRLLLVVSMLLWGEMAAAQDRAVIERQFQSWLQTEIWPKARKFGVSQKTFRAAFDGVRLNWKLPDLVPPGSTPQVPRKQRQAEFGAPGRYFSRGAVDGATSVGRQLAKRYSGLLAEIERQTGVPGHIVLAIWGRESAYGRAAIPHDAFEVLGTKAFMSTRTDYFTQELIAALRVAETGDVPARAMKSSWAGALGQPQFMPSNVLKHAADGDGDGRADIWNSEADTIASIGAYLQHHGWQTGRDWGFEVSVPPSVSCALEGPDQGHSIADWVEMGVTRVSGRPFPDHELSGQGFLMLPAGRHGPAFLVTPNFYVLKDYNMSDLYALFVGHVGDRIAFGVGDFQTQWSPVDTMLRSDVATMQRALEKQGYDVGGADGLAGFRTRRSIGRWQESLGFAVTCFPDAAVLSALAD from the coding sequence ATGCCGCGGCGACTGCTTCTTGTTGTGTCCATGCTCTTGTGGGGAGAAATGGCTGCGGCCCAGGATCGCGCGGTGATCGAGCGGCAGTTCCAAAGCTGGTTGCAGACTGAGATCTGGCCCAAGGCGCGCAAGTTTGGCGTCTCTCAAAAGACTTTCCGTGCGGCCTTTGATGGGGTGCGCCTGAACTGGAAACTTCCAGACCTGGTCCCTCCAGGCAGCACACCACAAGTGCCACGCAAGCAGCGGCAGGCTGAATTTGGCGCGCCCGGTCGTTATTTCAGTCGAGGCGCTGTCGACGGGGCAACATCTGTCGGTCGGCAATTGGCCAAGCGCTACAGCGGCCTGCTTGCGGAAATTGAGCGGCAAACCGGCGTGCCAGGGCACATTGTCCTCGCAATCTGGGGGCGCGAAAGCGCATATGGCCGGGCCGCTATCCCACACGATGCCTTTGAAGTGCTTGGCACCAAGGCATTCATGAGCACCCGGACCGACTATTTCACGCAGGAATTGATCGCGGCTCTAAGGGTGGCAGAGACGGGTGATGTTCCAGCGCGGGCGATGAAAAGCAGCTGGGCCGGAGCGCTGGGCCAGCCCCAGTTCATGCCGTCAAACGTGCTCAAACACGCTGCCGACGGCGACGGTGACGGGCGCGCTGATATCTGGAACTCTGAGGCGGACACCATTGCCTCCATCGGGGCCTATCTTCAGCATCATGGCTGGCAGACAGGGCGTGATTGGGGGTTCGAAGTTTCAGTGCCGCCGTCAGTGTCCTGTGCGCTGGAGGGACCGGATCAGGGGCACAGCATTGCAGACTGGGTTGAGATGGGCGTTACCAGGGTCTCAGGCCGTCCGTTCCCGGATCACGAGCTGTCCGGCCAGGGATTTCTCATGCTGCCTGCGGGACGCCATGGCCCCGCGTTCCTAGTGACCCCTAACTTCTATGTCTTGAAAGACTACAACATGAGTGACCTTTACGCCCTGTTTGTCGGCCATGTGGGCGACCGTATCGCCTTTGGAGTGGGCGATTTCCAGACGCAGTGGTCACCGGTCGATACGATGTTGCGATCCGACGTGGCAACCATGCAACGGGCGCTTGAAAAGCAGGGTTATGATGTCGGTGGTGCGGACGGTTTGGCGGGGTTCAGGACCAGGCGCTCCATCGGTCGCTGGCAAGAATCTTTGGGCTTTGCCGTCACATGTTTTCCCGACGCAGCGGTCCTGTCCGCTCTGGCCGACTGA